Sequence from the Saccharopolyspora pogona genome:
AACCGTGAAGGCGAGAAACTAGAATCTTGGCTGTCCACAGTGGAACATGATGATCAGCCCGACTTGCACTCCTTCGCCATCGGGCTCCGCCGCGACCAAGACGCCGTCACCGCAGGACTCACGCTGCCCTACAGTTCGGGGAAGGTCGAGGGCAACGTGAACAGACTGAAGGCGCTCAAGAGGCAGATGTACGGCCGAGCCAAGCTCGACCTCCTCCGCAAACGCGTCATCCTGGCCTGACGGCCCCCGGCTCACCCTGAGTCACCGAACCACGAAACTCGCGCCAGAGCCGGTGAATCTCCCCAGACCTGCTCGTTGAAATTCCCCACCCGGCGTGGCTCCGCCGAGACGGGCGGGGCTCCTTCGAATCTGGCGGTCTCTGACCACACGCCAGCTCGAAGGAGCCCCACGTCTCATGCTCACACGGGAGGAAGACGTGGGAGATCCGCTTGCCGGGCACGTCGGGACGATCAACGACCTGTCGTTCAACCGGCAAGGCGACGTGCTCGCCACCTCGGGCTGGGGTGATCGCGCCGTCCGCCTCTGGCGGCTGCCCACCCGATCGGTGGATGAGTGAAGGGCCCCTTCATGGATGACCGGCCTTACTCGGTCAAAGGTGCCCTTCACTCGGAAAAGATCACCTTGTAGGTCACTCGGAGCGGGAGATTCGGACCATTTCCTCGCGGGGGACGACCTTCACGCGCTCGCGGCCCTGGGCTTCGCCCAGCGCCTTCTCGTGCGCGTCCAGGCGGCCCCAGCCCTCCCACGTCGTGTACTCGACGCCGCGATCTTCCAGCAGCCGCAGGATGCTCTCGCCCGACGGCTCCTCCGCCTTCGGCATCGTCGCCAGGTCCGCGAGCAGGTTGTTGATCGTCTCCAGCGCGTCGCCCTTGGTGTGGCCGATCAGGCCCACCGGGCCGCGCTTGATCCAGCCGGTGGTGTAGACGCCCGGGATGTGCTCGCCGTCCAGGTCCAGCACCCGGCCGCCCTCGTTGAGCACGGTGCCCGTCTGGTGGTCGAACGGGATGTCCGCCAGCGGCGAGCTCAGGTACCCGACCGCCCGGTAGACCTGCTGCACCGGGTAGGTCTCGTACTCGCCGGTGCCGCGCACGTTGCCGTCGCCGGTGAGCTCCATGACCTCGACCTTGAAGCCCTCGACCCGGCCGGTGCCCAGCACCTCGACCGGCGAGCGCAGGAAGTGCAGGTGCAGCCGCCGCGCGGTGTCGTGCTTCGGGTCCCGCAGCGCCCAGTCCTGCAGCGTCTTGACGATCGTCTTGACCTGGTTGTGGGTGCGGATCGCCTCCTCGCTGGCCTCGTCAAGCTCGAAGCCCTCGGGGTGCACGATGATCTCCACGCCGGCCTGGTGGTCGAGCTCGCGCAGTTCCAGCGGGGTGAACTTGGCCTGCGCCGGGCCACGCCGGGCGAACAGGTGCACGTCGGTGACGCGGGAGTCCTTCAGGCCCGCGTGCACGTTGTCCGGGATCTCGGTGCTCAGCAGGTCGTCGGCCTGCTTGGCCAGCACCCGGGCCACGTCCAGCGCGACGTTGCCGGCACCGATCACCGCGACCTTCTCGCCGTCCAGGGTCCAGTCGCGCGGGGCCCCCGGGTAGCCGTCGTACCAGTAGACGAAGTCGGCCGCGCCGAAGCTGTGCGACAGGTCGATGCCGGGGATGTCCAACGCCCGGTCCTGGTCCGCGCCGGTGGCGAAGATGACCGCGTCGTAGTGGTGGCGTAGGTCGTCCAGCTTGACGTCCACGCCGTAGTCCACGTGCCCGAGGAACCTGATCTCCGGCTTCTCCAGCACCCGGTGCAGCGCGCTGACGATGCCCTTGATGCGCGGGTGGTCGGGAGCCACGCCGTAGCGGATCAGGCCGTAGGGCGCCGGCATCCGGTCCAGCAGGTCGATCTCGACCGGGGTCTCGGACTTGGTCAGGATGTCGGCGGCGTACACGCCGGCCGGACCGGCCCCGACGATCGCAACCCGCAGAGGGCGAGTCATTCCATCTCCTCCTACGCCCCGCACCGGCCCGAACGGATATCGGCCGGATTGCGGCGCTCGCTGACTGGCCCATCACGACTGGGCACGGTGGGCGTCCACCAAGACCCCACCAGCTTAGGTACCCCTTACCCCGGATCCCGCGATGCGGACGGTGACAATACTCATATCCGGTTCCGGGGCCTCCGGTGCGCGACGTCGAGTGCGTGACTCGAAGCGGTGGGTGACAGTAGGATCGCCGCTTGATCAACGCTCCCGAGCGCGGTGACCACAGCTCGAAATGGTTCTGGTCGGTGCCGCGGTTCGGGGCGCCGGAAGACCAGCGCTGGAGGTCACGCGCATGGAGTTACGGCCGGACTGGATACCCGAGGGCGTCGACCTGGAGAAACCCAGCGCCGCCCGATGCTACGACTTCTACCTCGGCGGGGCGCACAACTTCGCCGTCGACCGCGAACTCGGCCGCAAGGTCATGGAGGTCGTGCCGAACGTGCAGGAGGTCGCCCGGAACAACCGGGGCTTCCTGCGCCGCGCGGTTCGGTACTGCCTCGATCGGGGCGTGCGGCAGTTCCTGGACATCGGCTCCGGGATCCCCACCGCGGGCAACGTGCACGAGATCGCGCAGGCCATAGACCCCACGGCCCGCGTGGTCTACGTCGACAACGAGCCGGTCGCCGTGGCGCACAGCCGCTCGATCCTCAACGGCAACGAGAACGCCACGATCGTGCAAGCCGACCTGGTCGACGTCGATGACGTCCTGGACGCCCCGGAGACCCGGCGGATGCTCGACTTCTCCCAGCCCATCGCGGTCATGATGGTCGCGCTGGTGCACTTCGTCCCGGACAGCAGCAAGCCCCGCGAGGTGATCCGGCGCTACCACGACCGTCTCCCGGCCGGCAGCTACCTCGGCTTCTCCCACGTCACCGGCGACCACTACCCGGAAGGCGTCCAGGGCCTGGTCGAGCTGTACAAGAGCAGCACCAACCCGGTCACGCTGCGCACCCGCGACGAGGTCGCCGAGCTGGTGTCCGACTTCGAGATCGTCGATCCGGGCGTGGTCTACGCGCCCGATTGGCGCCCCGACACCCACGAAGACGTCTGGGAGAAGCCGGAGCGGTCGATCGTTTACGGGGCCGTGGCCTGCAAGGTGTGACCCGCATGCCAGGAACGGGGGGATCGGCCGCCGACGGCGGGGAGCTAGGCCAGGAGGACCTGGTCAGGCAGTGGACCCGGGAGGTCATCCACACGAGCTACGTCCCGATGGGCCGCCCCGACGTCGAGGCCTTCCTGGCCGAATGCGTCGACGACCTGCTGTCCGTCCTCGACGGCGGACCGGTCGATGCCGCGCGCGGCATCGGTGAGCGCCTCGTCGGGGCGCACCTCACCAACTCGGCGGCGCTGGCCCGCACGCTGCGGCACCTCGCCACGGAGTTGCCGAAGATCCGGGAGACCGACCCGGTCAGGCTGATCGAGGCGCTCAGCGAGCTGGCCGCCGGGTTCGCCGGGGTGCTGCGGGAGCAGACGCTGCGCGAGCAGGAAGTGATCCAGCGCGCCGTGTCGGACGCCCGGGACGCGGCGGAGGAGGCGCTGCGTTCCAGCGAGGCGCGCTTGCGCGCGGTCTTCACCTCCTCGGCGCTGGGCATCGCGGTCGTCACGCTGGACGGGGTGGTGGAGGAGACAAACGGGGCGCTGGCGCGGATCTTCCGGCGCCCGGAGTCCCAGCTCGTCGGCGGCACCGTGTTCGAGCTCGCCGACGAGACGTGGCTGGCGCAGCTGACCGGCACCATCGCCGAGCTGGCGGCCGGCGTAGCGAACCGGAGCTTCCTGGACATCCGGTACACCGCTCCCGACGGCGCGCACGTGTGGACCCAGCTGTCCGCGTCGCTGGTCCGCGACGCCCGCGGCGAACCGGACTACCTGGTGCTGCTCTACGAGGACATCACCGACCGGCACATGCTCCAGGAGCACTTCCGCCAGCAGGCCGTCCGGGACCCGCTGACCGGCCTGGCCAACCGCACCAAGCTGGGATCCAGCCTGGACACCGCGCTGGAGCCGACGCGCCCGGGCCGCCGGGTGGGGCTGTGCTTCTTCGACCTCGACGGGTTCAAGGCGGTCAACGACAGCCTCGGCCATCCGATCGGCGACCGGTTGTTGCGGCAGGTCGCGCAACGCCTGGAGGCGATGGCCGCGGCGGTGGGCGCGGTCGCGGCGCGGATGGGTGGCGACGAGTTCGTGGTGCTGGTTCCCGACTCGAGCGGCGCAGGCCCGATGATCGACCTGGTGGAACGCCTGTTGCGGGAGATCACGCGGCCGGTGCTGATCGGCGCGCACGAGCTCAGCGCTTCGGCCAGCGTCGGCGTCGTGGAGCGTGAGGTGGCCGGCACCGACGCCGGGGCGCTGCTGCGGGACGCCGACATCACCCTCTACCGGGCCAAGAGCGACGGCCGCGCGCAGTGGGTGCTGTTCGACCCCGAACGCAACGCGGCGGCGCGCGACCGGTTCAAGCTCTCGGCGGCGCTGCCCGCTGCCCTGGACCAGCACGAGCTGTTCGTCGAGTACGAGCCGGTCATCGCGCTGGCGAGCGGACGGCTGGTCGGAGCCGCCGCCAACATCCGCTGGGACCACGAGGAGTTCGGCGAGCTGGGCGAGGAGCGGTTCCTGGGGTTGGCGGAGGAGACCGGGCTGATCACCCGGCTTGGCACCTGGGCCCTTCAGCAGGTGTGCGAGCACGCCGCGCGCTGGGTGAAGCGGCTGGGCCCGGAGGCGCCGGTCGCTGCGGTGCAGCTCTCGCCGCGGCACTGCCGCGACCCCGAGCTGGTCGCCGACGTGCAGCGCATCCTCCGCGAGACCGGGCTACCGCCGCAGTACCTAGCGCTCGGGCTGCCCGAGTCCGCGCTGTTCGATCACCAGGGTGACCCGGTGGATACGCTGGAGATCTTCGCAGAGATGGGGCTGTGGTTGGGCGTCTACCAGTTCGGTGACGACTACGCCCGGCTGCCGCGGCTGAAGGGGCTTCCGCTGGGGATGGCGCGCATCGAGGGCCCGCATCTGGACAGCTTCGTCGACCCGGAGGGTCCTGACCCGCTGGACCGGCATCTCGTGGTGGCCGCCTGTGGTGCGGCCCAGCTGCTGGGCCTGCAGGTCAGCGCTGCTGGCGTGCGCGATCGGTTGCAGGCGAACCGCCTGCGCGAGCTGGGCGTGTCGCTGGCGCTGGGGCCGTTCACCGGCGGTCTGGTCTCGGCGACGGAGCTGGAGCAACTCGCGTCGTGAGTGCGCAGCCGGGCTGGAGCCCGGTTGCGCACTCACGACCCCCCGGGCGCGGGAGCTGGGGGAAAGCGGTCCGCGACAGGCCGATAGCATCGGTAAGCGAAGTGCGTCCGCGCCGGTCGGTGGGCCGGCCCAGCCTAGGAGTGATCGTGTCCGTACAGCCTTCCCAAGCTCAACAAGCTCTCCGGGTGAAGGTTCCGGCGGGCACTACTGCGGGCGAGGCGGTCGCCGCGGCGGAGCTGCCGTCGAAGGGGCCGGAGGCGGTCGTGGTGGTCCGCGACGCCGAAGGCAACCTGCGCGACCTCGCGTGGGCGCCGGAGGCCGACGTCGAGGTGGAGGCGGTCGCCGCCGACACCGAGGACGGCCGCAACGTCATCCGGCACTCCGCGGCGCACGTGCTGGCGCAGGCGGTGCAGAACCTCTTCCCCGACGCGAAGCTGGGGATCGGCCCGCCCGTACGGGACGGCTTCTACTACGACTTCGACGTCGACCGCCCGTTCACCCCGGAGGACCTGCAGGCGCTGGAGAAGCGCATGAAGCAGATCATCAAGTCCGGGCAAAAGTTCTCCCGCCGCAGGCTGGAGTCGGTCGACGCCGCCAAGGAGGAGCTGGCGGGCGAGCCGTACAAGCTGGAGCTGGTGGACATCAAGTCCGATGTGGACACCAGCGAGGTGATGGAGGTCGGCGGCGGCGAGCTGACCGTCTACGACAACATCGACCGGCACGGCGAGGTCGTCTGGGGCGACCTGTGCCGCGGCCCGCACGTGCCGCACACCCGGTTCATCCCGGCGGTCAAGCTGATGCGGGTGGCCGCCGCGTACTGGCGGGGCAACCAGAACAACCCGCAGCTACAGCGGGTCTACGGCACGGCCTGGGAGTCCAAGGAGAAGCTCGACCAGCACCTGGAGTGGCTGGCCGAGGCCGAACGCCGCGACCACCGGCGGCTCGGCGCGGAACTCGACCTGTTCTCCTTCCCGGACGAGATCGGCTCCGGGCTGCCGGTGTTCCACCCCAAGGGCGGCATCATCCGGCGCGAGCTGGAGGACTACTCCCGCAAGCGGCACGAGCAGGCGGGCTACGAGTTCGTCAACACCCCGCACATCACCAAGGACACGCTGTTCAAGACCTCCGGGCACCTGGACTGGTACAAGGACGGCATGTTCCCGGCGATGCACCTCGACGAGGAGCGCGACGCCAACGGTGAGCTGCGCAAGCCGGGCGTGGACTACTACCTCAAGCCGATGAACTGCCCGTTCCACAACCTGATCTTCCGCTCGCGCGGGCGCTCCTACCGGGAGCTGCCGCTGCGGCTGTTCGAGTTCGGGTCGGTGTACCGGTACGAGAAGTCCGGCGTGGTGCACGGGCTGACCCGGGTGCGCGGCATGACGCAGGACGACGCGCACATCTACTGCACCCCCGAGCAGCTGCAGGACGAGCTGAAGTCGCTGCTGGGCTTCGTGCTGGACCTGCTGCGCGACTACGGACTGGACGACTTCTACCTGGAGCTGTCCACCCGCAACGACGAGAAGTACGTCGGCAGCGACGAGAGCTGGGCGGTGGCCACCGAGGCGCTGCGCACCGCCGCCGTGGACTCCGGCCTGGAGCTGGTGCCGGACCCGGGCGGGGCGGCGTTCTACGGCCCGAAGATCTCCGTGCAGGCCAAGGACGCGCTGGGCCGCAGCTGGCAGATGTCGACCATCCAGGTCGACTACCACCTGCCGGAGCTGTTCAACCTGGAATACACCGCGCCGGACGGCAGCAAGCAGCGGCCGATCAAGATCCACCGCGCGCTGTTCGGCTCGATCGAGCGGTTCTTCGGGGTGCTCACCGAGCACTACGCGGGTGCCTTCCCGGCCTGGCTGGCGCCGGTGCAGGCGGTCGGCATCCCGATCGCCGACGAGCACGTCGAGCACCTGCAGCGGGTGGCGAAGGCGTTGCGCGCCAAGGGGATCCGTGTCGACGTCGACACCAGCGACGACCGGATGCAGAAGAAGATCCGCACCCACACCACGCAGAAGGTGCCGTTCCTGCTGCTGGCCGGCGGCAAGGACGTGGAGGCCGACGCGGTGTCGTTCCGGTTCCGCGACGGCAGCCAGATCAACGGGGTCCCGGTGGACACCGCGGTCGCCGCGCTGGAGGACTGGATCGCGCGCCGCGAGAACGCGTCGCCGACCGCGGCGAACTTCCAGGCGGAGCGGGCGTGAGCGGAGTTCGCGGCCCGGAGGGCGTGGAGCTGACCGAGCAGCACGGCGTCGGCGTCCAGGACGCGTTGCAGCGGCTGTGGACCCCGCACCGGATGGCCTACATCCAGGGCGAGAACAAGCCGGAGGGCGACGACAGCGACGGCTGCCCGTTCTGCCGGCTGCTCGAGTCGGGGCGGCCGGACGACGAGACGCTGATCGTCGCGCGCGACGAGCTTGTCTTCGCGATCCTCAACCTGTACCCGTACAACCCGGGGCACCTGATGGTGCTGCCGTACCGGCACGTGGCCGACTACACCGAGCTCAGCGCGGCGGAGACGGTGGCGGTCGCGGAGTACACGCAGCGGGCGATGCGGGTGATCCGGCGGGTTTCCGCGCCGCACGGCTTCAACATCGGGCTCAACCAGGGGCCGGTGGCGGGGGCGGGCATCGCCGCGCACCTGCACCAGCATGTGGTGCCCCGCTGGGGCGGCGACTCGAACTTCATGCCGGTCATCGGCCACACCAAGGTGCTGCCGCAGCTGCTCGGCGAGACCCGGCAGCTGCTGGCCGACGCCTGGTCCGAAGTGGATTGACCGGGTGGTCGCCATTTTCCGTTGAAACTGCACCGGGACGGCACAGCGGGCCGAGGACGTGGTCATCCCCGGCCCGCTGCGTCTTCGGCCCGCTGCGGCGTCGTCAGCTCAGCTGCGGAGCTTGGCCTCGATGTCGAGGGTGATAGTGATCTTCTCGCCGACCATGGCGCCACCGGCCGGACCCACGCCGAAGTCGGTGCGGTTGAGGACGACCTTGGCGGACAAGCCCAGCAGGCCGTCGGCGAAACCGCCCACCTCGGTCTCCAACGACACCGGCTTGGTGACGCCGTGCAGGGTGAACTCGCCGTCGATCACGAAGTCGTCGCCGTCCTGGCGGACGCCGGTGGAGCGGAAGGTCGCGGTGGGGAACTGCTCCACGTCGAGGAAGTCGGCGTTGCGCACGTGCGCGTCGCGGTCGGCGTTGCCGGTGTCGATCGACGAGGCGTCGATCGTGGCGGTGACCGTCGACTCCAGCGGGTCGGTACCGGTGACGATCTCGCCCTGGAAGCTGCCGAACCGGCCGCGGGACTTGCCGATGCCCAGGTGGCGAACGGAGAACGCGATGTCCGAGTGGACGGTGTCGATGTCCCAGATACCCGCGACGTAGCCGGGGATCTGCGCCGTTGCCGTCATGCTGCCTCCAAGGAAAGAACGGGACGGAAGTTTCGCCCATCCAAACGCGGTTGAATCTTCAAGCATTCCGCTCTGTGTCCGAACTCACTATGCCCGCGTTCTTGGGCGTCCGCCGGTGCCGCTGATCACCGGCGGCTAATCTGCAGGCAAGGACAACTCGGTGCACAGGCGGCTGACACTACAAGCAATGCTCAACATCTTCGCGCGGGTTTCTCTATCGCGACTGACCGACCCGATCGGCGCGGGCTTGGTCCGCCTCGGGCTGTCGCCGAACGTGGTGACGGTGACCGGCACGGCCGCCAGCATCGCCGCTGCGCTCTGGTTCTTCCCGCACGACCAGCTGTTCGTGGGCACCGTGGTGGTCGCGGTCTTCCTGTTGTTCGACATCCTCGACGGCGCGATGGCGCGAGCCGGTGGCAAGGCGACGCGGTTCGGCGGCGTGCTGGACGCGAGTTGCGACCGGCTGGTCGACGGCGCGCTGTTCGGCGCGCTGGTGTGGTGGTCGCTGGTCGTCGAGGTGAACGAGCTGCGCGGCCTGGCGTTGCTGATCTGCCTGGTGAGCGCCCAGGTGATCTCGTACGTGAAGGCGCGTGCGGAGGCCAACGGCCTCAGGTCCGACGGCGGCCTCGCGGAGCGCGCCGAACGGTTCCTCGTGGTCCTGGTCGGCACCGGCCTCCACGGCCTGGGCGTGCCGTACGTGCTGGACGTCGCGGTCTGGCTGCTGGTGGTGCTGTCGCTGATCACGATCGCCCAACGCCTGATCGCCGTCCACGCCTCCTACCGCGACCTCTGAGCCTCCCACCCGGGACCGGGGCGGTGGTCACTTCTGCGGGACGAGGGACTCGGGCATCGGTTCGTAGCTCTCGAACTGCCGCGTGTAGGTCGCACTGCCGGAGCTCAGCGACCGTACGTTCACCGTATAGCGCACGAGTTCGCTCGCCGGCACGTGCGCGCGCACCACGGTCCACCCGCTGTCCTCCGGCTCGGTTCCGATCACCTTGCCGCGCCGGCTGGACAAGTCGCCGAGCACCGCCCCGAGGTGCTCGTCGGGGATGCGCACCGCGACCTCGTCGACCGGCTCCAGCGTGATCAGCCCCACCTGCTCGGCGGCGGCCTTGAGCGCCAGCGCGCCGGCTGCCTGGAACGCCGCGTCGGAGGAGTCGACGCTGTGCGCCTTGCCGTCCACCAGCGTGACCCGCACGTCCACCAGTGGGGCGCCCTCGTTAATGCCCTTCTCGATCTGCGCCCGCACGCCCTTCTCGACGCTCGGGATGAACTGCCGCGGCACCGCGCCGCCGACCACCCGGTCGGCGAACTCGACGCCCGAACCGCGCGGCAGCGGCTCGACCTCGATGTCGCACACCGCGTACTGACCGTGCCCGCCGGACTGCTTGACGTGCCGCCCGTGGCCCTTGGCGGGCTGGGCGAAGGTCTGCCGCAGGGGCACCCGAACCGGCACCGTGTCGACCTCCGCGCCGCCTTCGCGCAGCCGTTGCAACACCACTTCCGCGTGCGCTTCGCCCATGCACCACAACACCAGCTGGTGGGTCTCGCTGTCGCGTTCCAACCGCAGGCTCGGATCGGCGGCGATCAGCCGGTTGAGGTTGCGCGCCAACGCGTCCTCGTCGCTGCGGGTGTGCGCGGTGACGGCGATCGGCAGCAGCGGCTCCGGCATCGGCCACGGCTTGAGCAGCAGCGGCTCCGACGGATCGGACAGCGTGTCACCGGTCTCGGCCGAGCCGATCTTGGTCAGTGCGCACAGGTCGCCGGCGATGCAGTGCGGCACCTCGCGCAGGTTCACGCCCAGCGGCGAGTACAGGTGGGCCACCCGCTCGTCCTCGTCGTGGTCGGGGTGCCCGCGCTCGGCCATGCCGTGACCGGAGACGTGCACCGGTCGCTCCGGGCGCATCGTGCCGGAGAACACGCGCGCCAACGAGACGCGGCCCACGTACGAGTCGACCGAGGTGTGCACCACCTCGGCCGCCAGCGGCCCGTCCGGGTCCGGAGTGAGCGTGCGCGGGTTGCGGCCTTGCGGGTCGGTGAACTCCGGCAGCGGGTGCTCCAGCGGCGACGGGAAGCCGCGCCGGATGCCCTCGAGCACCTCGCGGATGCCGACCCCGGTCATCGAGCACACCGGCAGCACCGGGTGCAGGCCGCCCTGGGCCACCGCCTTCTCCAGGTCGGTGATCAACGTGTCCTCGTCGATCTGCTCGCCGTTGAGGTAGCGGTCCATCAGCGACTCGTCCTCGCTCTCGGCGATGATCGCCTCGATGAGCTCGCCGCGCGGCTGGTCGATCTGCTCGCGCAGCCGCTCGTCGGCCGCGATGGTGCCGCCGAGCTCGTAGACCTGCTCGGTGAGCAGGCCGACCAGCCCGAAGAACTCGCCTTCCGCGTCGAAGTGCGGCAGGTACAGCGGCAGTACCCCAGAGCCGAAGGCTTCCTGGCAGCTCAGCAACGCGGTTTCGTAGTCCGCGCGCGGCTGGTCCAGCCGGGCGATGATCACCGCGCGCGGCATGCCGACCGCCGCGCACTCCTGCCAGATCGCACGGGTCGCGGGGTCGACGCCTTCCGCGGCCGCTACCACGAACAACGCGGCGTCCGCGGCGCGCAGCCCGGCGCGCAGCTCGCCGACGAAGTCCGCGTAGCCGGGCGTGTCGATCAGGTTGACCTTGATGTCGCCGTGGTGCATCGGCGCGACGGCGAGGCCGATGGATCGTTGCTGCTCGATCGAGGCGGGCTCGTGGTCGCACACCGTGGTGCCCTCGGTGACCAGCCCGGTTCTGGGGATCGTCGAGGTGGCGGCCAGCATCGCCTCGGCGAGCGTTGTTTTGCCGGCCGCCGACGGGCCGACCAGCACGACGTTGCGGATCTTCGCGGGTTCTGAGGGGGCCGGGATCGCCGGCCCTCCTACCGTGCCGCTTTGTTTGCTGCCCATGAGTCAACTCCCTGCGCGCTCCCGGCGACCGACTGTGTCTCCGATCACACACCTCGTGTCCGGGTCGTGCAAGGCCGGTGGTCACCCGTCGTGCGGGTGGTTTCCGGTGGCCGCAAGTGGACTACCGGAATTCGGGGTTAGTGGACCGTGGAAATGGTCCAGTTCCGGAATAGCCTGGTCGCGGCAGAGCACCGACAACAGGAAGGCCGAAGGTGACGACCGTCGACGCCAAGGACACCACCGGCAACGCCCAGACCGGTACGGACGGGGTCAAGCGGGGCATGGCCGAAATGCTCAAGGGCGGCGTGATCATGGACGTGGTGACGCCCGAGCAGGCCAAGATCGCCGAGGCCGCCGGTGCGGTCGCGGTGATGGCGCTGGAGCGGGTGCCCGCCGACATCCGCGTCCAGGGCGGTGTAGCCCGGATGTCCGACCCGGACATGATCGAGGGCATCATCGACGCCGTGTCCATCCCCGTGATGGCCAAGGCGCGCATCGGCCACTTCGTCGAGGCGCAGGTGCTGCAGTCGCTGGGCGCGGACTACATCGACGAGTCCGAGGTGCTCACCCCGGCCGACGAGGTCAACCACATCGACAAGTGGGCGTTCACCGTGCCGTTCGTGTGCGGCGCGACCAACCTCGGCGAGGCCCTGCGGCGCATCTCCGAAGGCGCGGCGATGATCCGCTCCAAGGGCGAAGCCGGCACCGGGAACGTCGTCGAGGCGACCCGGCACATGCGGCAGATCCGCGCCGAGATGCGGCGGCTCTCGGTGCTCAGCGACGACGAGCTCTACGTCGCGGCGAAGGAGCTGCGCGCGCCGGTGCAGCTGGTCCGGGAGATCGCCAAGACCGGGAAGCTGCCGGTCGTGCTGTTCACCGCGGGCGGCATCGCGACCCCTGCCGACGCGGCGATGATGCGCCAGCTGGGTGCGGAAGGGGTCTTCGTCGGCTCGGGCATCTTCAAGTCCGGCGACCCCGCGAAGCGCGCCGAGGCGATCGTCAAGGCGACGACGTTCTACGACGACCCGGACGTGATCGCGAAGGTCTCCCGGGGCCTAGGCGAGGCGATGGTCGGCATCAACCTCGACGACCTCACCGAGCAGCAGCGCTACGCCCAACGCGGCTGGTAACCCCGATCGCGTGCAGGCGCGAAGGGCGCCGCTGGCCGGCTACATCGGTCGGAGGCGCCCTTCGCGCCTTTCGCGATCGCCGTCAGGCGTGTTCCATGACGAGGACCGCCTTGGTGCTCGGTTCGAGGGCTTCGTAGACGTGGGGGACGTCGCCGGAGAAGGAGATGTAATCGCCCACCTCCAGTTCCACCGGGTTCTCCTCCGGGCCCGCTCGCAGGCGCCCCGCGGTGAGGACGACGTGCTCCACCGAACCCGGGATGTGGGCGTCCGCGCGGCGGACCCTGCCCGGTTCCAGTTCCAGGACGTAGAGGTCGCGGCGGGCGCCGGAGCGGCCCGAGGACAGCAGCGCCGCGGCGTAGGCCGACTGCTCCGAGCGCACGAGCGGGACCTGACCGGCCCGGACGACCCGCACCTGCGGAGTCGGCGGGTCGACGAGACGGCTGAACGGCACGCCCAGCGCCACGCCGAGCGCCCACAGCGTTTCCACGCTGGGGTTCCCGGTGCCGGATTCGAGCTGCGACAGGGTGGACTTCGCGATCCCGGCGCGCCGGGCGAGTTCGGTGAGGGTCAGCCCGGCGCGGTCGCGTTCGCGGCGCAGGGAAGCGGCGATGGTCTCCAGCGGCGGCGCGGCCGCGGTGTTCTCGGTCTCACTCATGGCTGTTCGCTCTATCAGTCCTTGAATTCGGTTTGACGAACACGGCCCTTGTTGTTCAGGATAGCGAACGTGAGTACGTTAGAGCGAACACGAGTGGGATTCTGGCGGGATGAGCTGCTGCGCGACGTGCTTTCGATGGCGGTGGCGATGGCCGTCGTCGGCGCCTCGCTCGGCGCCATCGCGGTGAGCAAGGGCGTGCCGCTGTGGATGATCACGCTGATGGGTGCGGTCGTGTTCGCCGGCGGCTCGGAGTTCATGGTGGTCGGCCTGGTCGCGGCCGGCGCCGCCCCGGTCACCGCCGTCCTCGGCGGGCTGATGCTCAACGCCCGCCATCTCCCGTTCGGGGTGGCGGTCGGCGGACTGCTGGACCGCGGCTGGCCGAGCCGGTTGATCGGC
This genomic interval carries:
- a CDS encoding WD40 repeat domain-containing protein translates to MLTREEDVGDPLAGHVGTINDLSFNRQGDVLATSGWGDRAVRLWRLPTRSVDE
- a CDS encoding FAD-dependent oxidoreductase, with product MTRPLRVAIVGAGPAGVYAADILTKSETPVEIDLLDRMPAPYGLIRYGVAPDHPRIKGIVSALHRVLEKPEIRFLGHVDYGVDVKLDDLRHHYDAVIFATGADQDRALDIPGIDLSHSFGAADFVYWYDGYPGAPRDWTLDGEKVAVIGAGNVALDVARVLAKQADDLLSTEIPDNVHAGLKDSRVTDVHLFARRGPAQAKFTPLELRELDHQAGVEIIVHPEGFELDEASEEAIRTHNQVKTIVKTLQDWALRDPKHDTARRLHLHFLRSPVEVLGTGRVEGFKVEVMELTGDGNVRGTGEYETYPVQQVYRAVGYLSSPLADIPFDHQTGTVLNEGGRVLDLDGEHIPGVYTTGWIKRGPVGLIGHTKGDALETINNLLADLATMPKAEEPSGESILRLLEDRGVEYTTWEGWGRLDAHEKALGEAQGRERVKVVPREEMVRISRSE
- a CDS encoding SAM-dependent methyltransferase, with the translated sequence MELRPDWIPEGVDLEKPSAARCYDFYLGGAHNFAVDRELGRKVMEVVPNVQEVARNNRGFLRRAVRYCLDRGVRQFLDIGSGIPTAGNVHEIAQAIDPTARVVYVDNEPVAVAHSRSILNGNENATIVQADLVDVDDVLDAPETRRMLDFSQPIAVMMVALVHFVPDSSKPREVIRRYHDRLPAGSYLGFSHVTGDHYPEGVQGLVELYKSSTNPVTLRTRDEVAELVSDFEIVDPGVVYAPDWRPDTHEDVWEKPERSIVYGAVACKV
- a CDS encoding putative bifunctional diguanylate cyclase/phosphodiesterase, whose amino-acid sequence is MPGTGGSAADGGELGQEDLVRQWTREVIHTSYVPMGRPDVEAFLAECVDDLLSVLDGGPVDAARGIGERLVGAHLTNSAALARTLRHLATELPKIRETDPVRLIEALSELAAGFAGVLREQTLREQEVIQRAVSDARDAAEEALRSSEARLRAVFTSSALGIAVVTLDGVVEETNGALARIFRRPESQLVGGTVFELADETWLAQLTGTIAELAAGVANRSFLDIRYTAPDGAHVWTQLSASLVRDARGEPDYLVLLYEDITDRHMLQEHFRQQAVRDPLTGLANRTKLGSSLDTALEPTRPGRRVGLCFFDLDGFKAVNDSLGHPIGDRLLRQVAQRLEAMAAAVGAVAARMGGDEFVVLVPDSSGAGPMIDLVERLLREITRPVLIGAHELSASASVGVVEREVAGTDAGALLRDADITLYRAKSDGRAQWVLFDPERNAAARDRFKLSAALPAALDQHELFVEYEPVIALASGRLVGAAANIRWDHEEFGELGEERFLGLAEETGLITRLGTWALQQVCEHAARWVKRLGPEAPVAAVQLSPRHCRDPELVADVQRILRETGLPPQYLALGLPESALFDHQGDPVDTLEIFAEMGLWLGVYQFGDDYARLPRLKGLPLGMARIEGPHLDSFVDPEGPDPLDRHLVVAACGAAQLLGLQVSAAGVRDRLQANRLRELGVSLALGPFTGGLVSATELEQLAS